In one Candidatus Woesearchaeota archaeon genomic region, the following are encoded:
- a CDS encoding acetate--CoA ligase family protein → MKNRVYTEKDAEDFLKRYLPIAKNKLTQNIEQAQKFTKKYPVVLKIISKDALHKTEVKGVRIINNKQELEREYKALESIAIKKKIKLDGILIQEYVKGQEVIIGIKKDPTFNHVIMFGTGGTMVEILKDVQFRHCPITEDDAEDMINQLKLKQLLTGFRNEKPVNLKLLKQLLVKASKIPLKYSNIEELDINPLIINSKDAKVADARIVFS, encoded by the coding sequence GTGAAAAATAGGGTATACACAGAAAAAGACGCAGAAGATTTTCTTAAACGCTATTTACCGATAGCTAAAAATAAATTAACGCAAAATATTGAACAGGCCCAAAAATTTACAAAAAAGTATCCAGTAGTACTAAAGATTATTTCTAAAGATGCCCTACATAAAACTGAAGTCAAGGGAGTAAGAATTATTAACAATAAACAAGAACTAGAAAGAGAATACAAGGCACTAGAGAGTATAGCTATTAAAAAAAAAATCAAACTTGATGGAATCCTAATACAAGAATATGTAAAGGGTCAAGAAGTAATAATTGGAATCAAAAAAGACCCAACTTTTAACCATGTCATAATGTTTGGAACTGGCGGAACAATGGTGGAAATTCTAAAAGATGTTCAATTCAGGCATTGCCCAATCACTGAAGATGATGCTGAAGACATGATTAACCAACTTAAACTAAAACAATTATTAACAGGGTTTAGAAATGAGAAACCTGTTAACCTAAAACTTCTCAAACAATTATTAGTCAAAGCTTCAAAAATACCTTTAAAATATTCAAACATTGAAGAGCTTGACATTAACCCTTTAATAATTAATTCTAAAGATGCCAAAGTAGCTGATGCTAGAATAGTTTTTAGTTAA